One stretch of Actinacidiphila sp. DG2A-62 DNA includes these proteins:
- a CDS encoding MSMEG_1061 family FMN-dependent PPOX-type flavoprotein, giving the protein MITHEDHETSGRAAPRARPSRISYAEVRARIGEPDDMIKRKVHDRLDHHCRRFIAHSPFLTMATANAAGLPDSSPRGDYPGFVKVLDERTLAIPDRPGNNLADSFRNLAENDGIGLMFIVPGMREVLRINGRAYPTDEADVLARMQTEGKSALLAIIVDVEEVFFHCGRALIRSRLWDPAAQALADELPSMGEIARDQMSVDADPSALDSMLEDDYRHLY; this is encoded by the coding sequence ATGATCACTCATGAGGATCATGAGACCAGCGGCCGCGCGGCCCCCAGGGCTCGTCCGAGCCGGATCTCCTACGCGGAGGTGCGTGCCCGGATCGGCGAGCCGGATGACATGATCAAGCGTAAGGTTCATGACAGGCTGGACCACCATTGCCGCCGCTTCATCGCCCACTCGCCTTTCCTGACGATGGCGACGGCGAACGCGGCAGGGCTGCCCGACAGCTCACCCCGCGGTGATTACCCCGGGTTTGTGAAGGTGCTCGACGAGCGTACGCTCGCCATCCCCGACCGGCCGGGCAACAACCTCGCCGACTCGTTCCGCAATCTCGCCGAGAACGACGGGATCGGGCTGATGTTCATCGTCCCCGGAATGCGGGAAGTGCTGCGCATCAACGGTCGCGCTTATCCCACCGACGAAGCGGACGTTCTCGCCCGGATGCAGACCGAGGGGAAGAGCGCGCTGCTGGCGATCATCGTGGACGTGGAGGAAGTCTTCTTCCACTGCGGCCGCGCACTGATCCGCTCCCGGCTGTGGGACCCGGCCGCCCAGGCGCTGGCGGACGAGTTGCCGTCGATGGGCGAGATCGCCCGCGACCAAATGAGCGTTGACGCCGATCCGTCCGCGCTGGACTCCATGCTCGAAGACGACTATCGGCACCTGTACTGA
- a CDS encoding PDR/VanB family oxidoreductase, producing MQRTIVETVEPVAEGVVSLLLRGVDGPLAPWEPGAHIDLVLPNWLTRTYSLCGDQDDHDTYQIAVRHDPLSRGGSEYIHLFLRKGRTLDVSLPRNNFPLLPAPEYLFLAGGIGITPLMPMLNAAVESGATASLLYAGRSLATMPFVNELQSGYGRRVRIHSRDTYGTPDLTAEAAALSAEALVYCCGPTAMLDAAEAVFPAERLHVERFRSTVREFAPNAAFEVNCARSARTVHVGEEDSMLDALNHAGFRIPSGCREGVCGSCEIIVTDGEPEHRDDIGASLGRMYCCVSRSLSPTLTIDL from the coding sequence ATGCAACGAACCATTGTCGAGACGGTGGAGCCGGTCGCCGAGGGCGTCGTCTCGCTCCTCCTACGCGGAGTTGATGGTCCGCTGGCCCCGTGGGAGCCGGGCGCCCACATCGATCTGGTCCTGCCCAACTGGTTGACCCGAACGTACTCGTTGTGCGGTGACCAGGACGACCATGACACCTACCAAATCGCCGTCCGCCACGACCCGCTCAGCCGGGGCGGCTCGGAATACATCCACCTGTTCCTCAGGAAGGGCCGCACCCTCGACGTCTCGCTGCCCCGCAACAACTTCCCCCTGTTGCCAGCCCCGGAGTACCTGTTCCTCGCCGGCGGGATCGGAATCACCCCCCTCATGCCGATGCTGAACGCGGCGGTAGAGTCCGGCGCCACGGCAAGCCTGCTGTACGCGGGCAGGTCCCTGGCCACCATGCCGTTCGTCAACGAGCTGCAATCCGGCTACGGGAGGCGGGTGCGCATCCACTCCAGAGACACATACGGCACGCCCGACCTCACCGCAGAGGCTGCAGCGCTGAGTGCTGAGGCGCTCGTGTACTGCTGCGGTCCCACCGCGATGCTCGACGCGGCCGAAGCGGTGTTCCCCGCGGAGCGGTTGCACGTTGAGCGTTTCCGGTCGACCGTCCGGGAGTTCGCGCCCAACGCGGCCTTCGAGGTGAACTGCGCCCGATCGGCACGGACCGTCCACGTCGGAGAGGAGGACTCGATGCTGGACGCGTTGAACCATGCAGGGTTCCGCATCCCGTCCGGGTGCCGTGAGGGTGTCTGCGGCAGCTGCGAAATCATCGTCACCGACGGAGAGCCGGAACACCGCGACGACATCGGCGCCTCGCTAGGCCGCATGTACTGCTGCGTCTCACGGTCGCTGTCACCCACCCTCACCATCGACCTTTGA